A genomic window from Gossypium hirsutum isolate 1008001.06 chromosome D12, Gossypium_hirsutum_v2.1, whole genome shotgun sequence includes:
- the LOC107946992 gene encoding protein HOTHEAD — protein MSTLGWWRLVYAAFAGFLLFHGFSASENAPNYSFMHNATSAPFLSYYDYIVVGGGTAGCPLAATLSHRANVLLLERGGSPYGDPNITKLVNFGASLSDLSPWSPSQRFISTDGVINSRARVLGGGSCLNAGFYTRASPEYIRQAGWDGRLVNQSYEWVEKLVAFEPHLGHWQSAVRNGLLEVGVVPFNGFTFDHINGTKVGGTIFDEQGNRHTAADLLEYANPRGLTVLLYATVQKILFRFRGRRSRPEAYGVIFRDGSGIEHRAYLKYGFKNEIIISAGALGSPQLLMLSGVGPVAHLRAHNIPVVLDQPLVGQGMCDNPMNAVFVPSPIPVEVSLIEVVGITHFGSYIEAASGETFSASVTTTSRNYGMFSPKIGQLSTVPPKQRTPEAIARAVEYLDNLDQAALQGGFILEKIMGPISTGHLELQTRNPDDNPSVTFNYFQHPLDLQRCVQGIQTIGKIVESESFSKFRYDYMSWPGLVNMTEHSPINLLPRHYNSSIPLETFCRDTVMTIWHYHGGCQVSRVVDPDYKVLGVEALRVIDGSTFNYSPGTNPQATVMMLGRYMGVKILRERLGN, from the exons ATGAGTACTCTTGGATGGTGGAGACTTGTTTACGCTGCCTTTGCTGGATTTCTCCTCTTTCATGGCTTTTCTGCCTCTGAAAACG CCCCAAACTACTCCTTCATGCACAATGCAACATCAGCACCATTCTTGTCTTATTACGACTACATAGTTGTTGGTGGTGGCACCGCTGGCTGCCCCTTAGCTGCCACATTATCTCACCGTGCCAACGTCTTGCTCCTTGAACGAGGTGGCTCCCCCTATGGTGACCCCAACATCACTAAATTGGTTAATTTTGGTGCTTCCCTCTCCGACCTTTCCCCGTGGTCCCCGTCACAGCGGTTTATCTCCACGGACGGCGTCATTAATTCACGAGCACGCGTGTTGGGCGGCGGAAGCTGCCTGAATGCGGGGTTTTATACACGCGCTTCTCCTGAATATATCAG gcAAGCGGGGTGGGATGGAAGATTAGTGAACCAATCATACGAGTGGGTTGAAAAATTAGTGGCATTTGAGCCACATTTGGGGCATTGGCAATCGGCTGTGAGGAACGGTTTGTTAGAGGTTGGGGTGGTGCCATTCAATGGGTTCACCTTTGACCATATTAATGGCACCAAAGTTGGTGGGACAATATTTGATGAACAAGGGAACAGGCACACAGCTGCTGACTTGTTGGAGTATGCCAACCCTCGGGGTCTCACCGTCCTTTTGTATGCTACTGTGCAAAAAATCTTGTTTAGATTTAGAG GGAGAAGAAGCAGACCAGAGGCATATGGTGTGATTTTCAGAGATGGATCAGGGATTGAACATAGAGCATATCTTAAATATGGGTTTAAAAACGAAATCATTATATCTGCGGGAGCATTGGGAAGCCCACAGCTGTTGATGCTGAGTGGAGTAGGACCGGTTGCTCATCTTAGAGCTCACAATATCCCAGTGGTGTTAGACCAACCCTTGGTTGGCCAAGGCATGTGTGATAACCCCATGAACGCCGTTTTTGTCCCGTCTCCAATTCCGGTTGAGGTTTCGCTTATCGAAGTCGTTGGTATCACACATTTTGGGAGCTACATTGAAGCTGCAAGTGGTGAAACCTTTAGTGCTTCTGTTACTACTACTTCAAGAAACTATGGCATGTTCTCACCTAAG ATTGGTCAGCTATCTACGGTGCCACCTAAACAAAGGACCCCAGAAGCCATTGCCAGAGCTGTTGAATACTTGGATAATCTTGACCAGGCAGCTTTACAAGGTGGATTCATCTTGGAAAAAATTATGGGTCCGATCTCAACAGGCCATTTGGAGCTCCAAACCCGTAACCCAGACGATAACCCATCCGTCACCTTCAATTATTTCCAGCATCCACTAGACTTGCAAAGATGTGTTCAAGGGATTCAAACCATAGGGAAAATCGTTGAATCGGAGTCATTCTCTAAATTCAGATATGATTACATGTCTTGGCCAGGACTCGTTAACATGACAGAACATTCCCCAATAAACTTGCTGCCTAGACATTACAACTCCTCAATCCCACTTGAAACGTTCTGCAGAGACACCGTGATGACTATATGGCACTATCATGGTGGCTGCCAAGTTAGTAGGGTTGTTGACCCCGATTATAAGGTTCTTGGTGTCGAAGCTCTAAGGGTTATCGACGGTTCCACTTTCAACTATTCGCCTGGGACTAATCCTCAGGCCACTGTCATGATGCTTGGAAG GTACATGGGTGTGAAGATATTGAGAGAGAGACTAGGCAATTAA
- the LOC107946995 gene encoding SPX domain-containing membrane protein At4g22990 isoform X2, whose protein sequence is MVAFGKKLKARQIQEWQAYYINYKLMKKKVKQYAHQIEVGTLERRHVLKDFSRMLDNQIEKIVLFLLEQQGLLASKLAKLREQHDTLEQQPEISQITELREGYRVVGYDLLKLLYFVEMNAIGLRKILKKFDKRFRYRFTDYYVKSRANHPYSQLQQVFKHVGLGAVVGAVSRNLHELQDCQGSYLSIYDPPALPLQDPVVDSIKAAVDRLTHSTNFLNFMAQHALIMQEELPAPAEEQIDEERYHYVSLLLNLANTFLYMVNTYIIVPTADNYSMSLGAAATVCGIVIGAMAVAQVFSSVYFSAWSNRSYFRPLVFSSIVLFVGNAMYALAYDLNSLTMLLLGRLFCGFGSARAVNRRYISDCVPLKIRMQASAGFVSASALGMACGPALAGILQINFKIYKLTFNAMTLPGWVMAVAWLVYLIWLWFSFKEPSRDVEENNSPHASDSETAEKNTLEKGLKQPLLITSEEQQEDDEDAEADGSEEVSQESRRPATSIASAYRLLTPSVKVQLLIYFMLKYAMEILLSESSVVTTYYFSWSTSTVAVFLACLGLTVLPVNIVVGSYISNMFEDRQILLASEIMVCVGILLSFHVIIPYSVPQYVCSGLIMFVSAEVLEGVNLSLLSRVMSSRLSRGTYNGGLLSTEAGTIARVIADATITMAGFLGQSQLLNITLLPSLLICVISIAATCFTYNSLY, encoded by the exons ATTGAGAAGATTGTCCTTTTTCTACTGGAGCAACAAGGCCTACTCGCAAGCAAGTTAGCAAAGCTTAGAGAACAGCATGATACTCTTGAGCAGCAGCCAGAAATATCCCAAATAACTGAATTAAGAGAAGGTTATAGAGTAGTGGGATACGATCTTTTGAAGCTTCTCTATTTTGTTGAAATGAATGCTATTGGTCTACGAAAGATATTGAAAAAGTTCGATAAACGCTTTCGCTATAGATTCACTGATTACTATGTCAAAAGTCGTGCTAATCATCCTTACTCTCAGCTGCAGCAAGTGTTCAAGCATGTG GGTTTAGGTGCTGTTGTTGGAGCAGTATCTCGTAATCTTCATGAACTTCAGGACTGTCAAGGAAGCTACTTATCAATCTATGATCCGCCTGCCCTTCCTCTCCAG GATCCCGTGGTCGATTCAATAAAAGCGGCTGTGGATAGGTTAACTCACTCAACAAACTTCCTAAACTTTATGGCACAACATGCTCTGATCATGCAAGAAGAGCTACCTGCTCCCGCTGAGGAACAAATTGATGAAGAGAGATACCATTATGTGTCACTCCTCTTGAACTTAGCCAACACATTCCTTTATATGGTCAATACATATATTATTGTCCCTACTGCAGATAACTACTCCATGAGCCTTGGAGCTGCTGCAACAGTTTGTGGTATTGTTATTGGGGCAATGGCTGTTGCACAGGTGTTTTCTTCAGTGTACTTTAGTGCATGGTCTAACAGATCATACTTCAGACCTCTTGTATTTAGCAGTATTGTCCTTTTTGTGGGAAATGCTATGTATGCATTGGCTTATGATCTGAACTCATTAACAATGCTTCTACTGGGTCGGCTTTTTTGTGG ATTCGGTTCTGCTAGAGCTGTTAACCGCCGGTATATCAGTGATTGTGTACCCCTAAAAATCCGAATGCAGGCATCTGCTGGATTTGTTAGTGCCAGTGCTTTGGGAATGGCATGTGGTCCTGCTCTTGCTGGCATACTTCAGATAAATTTCAAGATTTACAAATTGACATTTAATGCAATGACTTTGCCGGGATGGGTTATGGCTGTTGCTTGGCTTGTATATCTGATATGGTTGTGGTTCTCATTTAAAGAACCATCTCGTGATGTTGAAGAGAACAATTCTCCTCATGCATCGGATTCTG AAACGGCTGAAAAGAATACACTTGAGAAAGGTCTGAAACAACCATTGCTGATTACTTCAGAAGAGCAGcaagaagatgatgaagatgcAGAGGCTGATGGAAGTGAAGAAGTCTCTCAGGAATCTCGTCGACCAGCTACATCAATTGCATCAGCTTATAGACTACTTACACCCTCAGTCAAG GTTCAGTTGCTGATATATTTCATGCTCAAGTATGCAATGGAAATTTTACTCTCGGAGTCTAGTGTCGTCACTACATACTACTTCAGCTGGTCGACAAGCACAGTTGCTGTATTTCTTGCGTGTCTTGGCTTAACAGTTCTTCCAGTAAACATTGTTGTTGGGAGCTACATTAGCAACATGTTTGAAGACAG GCAAATTTTGTTGGCATCTGAAATTATGGTTTGCGTAGGCATACTGCTAAGCTTCCATGTAATAATACCATACTCCGTACCCCAGTATGTATGTTCAGGGCTCATCATGTTTGTTTCTGCTGAAGTACTTGAAG GTGTCAACTTGTCACTGCTATCTCGGGTTATGTCATCTAGGCTGTCACGTGGAACCTACAATGGGGGACTACTTTCGACAGAAGCTGGGACTATTGCTCGAGTGATTGCAGATGCCACAATAACAATGGCTGGCTTCTTAGGTCAGAGTCAGCTTTTGAATATCACTCTACTTCCTTCACTACTGATATGCGTCATCTCTATTGCTGCTACATGCTTTACCTACAACTCTCTGTATTGA
- the LOC107946995 gene encoding SPX domain-containing membrane protein At4g22990 isoform X1 → MVAFGKKLKARQIQEWQAYYINYKLMKKKVKQYAHQIEVGTLERRHVLKDFSRMLDNQIEKIVLFLLEQQGLLASKLAKLREQHDTLEQQPEISQITELREGYRVVGYDLLKLLYFVEMNAIGLRKILKKFDKRFRYRFTDYYVKSRANHPYSQLQQVFKHVGLGAVVGAVSRNLHELQDCQGSYLSIYDPPALPLQVSPIHTCDHFSSDFSSKLLYDNKDMVMLFYLDHLQDPVVDSIKAAVDRLTHSTNFLNFMAQHALIMQEELPAPAEEQIDEERYHYVSLLLNLANTFLYMVNTYIIVPTADNYSMSLGAAATVCGIVIGAMAVAQVFSSVYFSAWSNRSYFRPLVFSSIVLFVGNAMYALAYDLNSLTMLLLGRLFCGFGSARAVNRRYISDCVPLKIRMQASAGFVSASALGMACGPALAGILQINFKIYKLTFNAMTLPGWVMAVAWLVYLIWLWFSFKEPSRDVEENNSPHASDSETAEKNTLEKGLKQPLLITSEEQQEDDEDAEADGSEEVSQESRRPATSIASAYRLLTPSVKVQLLIYFMLKYAMEILLSESSVVTTYYFSWSTSTVAVFLACLGLTVLPVNIVVGSYISNMFEDRQILLASEIMVCVGILLSFHVIIPYSVPQYVCSGLIMFVSAEVLEGVNLSLLSRVMSSRLSRGTYNGGLLSTEAGTIARVIADATITMAGFLGQSQLLNITLLPSLLICVISIAATCFTYNSLY, encoded by the exons ATTGAGAAGATTGTCCTTTTTCTACTGGAGCAACAAGGCCTACTCGCAAGCAAGTTAGCAAAGCTTAGAGAACAGCATGATACTCTTGAGCAGCAGCCAGAAATATCCCAAATAACTGAATTAAGAGAAGGTTATAGAGTAGTGGGATACGATCTTTTGAAGCTTCTCTATTTTGTTGAAATGAATGCTATTGGTCTACGAAAGATATTGAAAAAGTTCGATAAACGCTTTCGCTATAGATTCACTGATTACTATGTCAAAAGTCGTGCTAATCATCCTTACTCTCAGCTGCAGCAAGTGTTCAAGCATGTG GGTTTAGGTGCTGTTGTTGGAGCAGTATCTCGTAATCTTCATGAACTTCAGGACTGTCAAGGAAGCTACTTATCAATCTATGATCCGCCTGCCCTTCCTCTCCAGGTTTCTCCTATACATACTTGTGATCATTTTTCATCTGACTTTTCTTCCAAATTGTTGTACGATAATAAGGATATGGTTATGCTATTTTACTTGGATCATCTGCAGGATCCCGTGGTCGATTCAATAAAAGCGGCTGTGGATAGGTTAACTCACTCAACAAACTTCCTAAACTTTATGGCACAACATGCTCTGATCATGCAAGAAGAGCTACCTGCTCCCGCTGAGGAACAAATTGATGAAGAGAGATACCATTATGTGTCACTCCTCTTGAACTTAGCCAACACATTCCTTTATATGGTCAATACATATATTATTGTCCCTACTGCAGATAACTACTCCATGAGCCTTGGAGCTGCTGCAACAGTTTGTGGTATTGTTATTGGGGCAATGGCTGTTGCACAGGTGTTTTCTTCAGTGTACTTTAGTGCATGGTCTAACAGATCATACTTCAGACCTCTTGTATTTAGCAGTATTGTCCTTTTTGTGGGAAATGCTATGTATGCATTGGCTTATGATCTGAACTCATTAACAATGCTTCTACTGGGTCGGCTTTTTTGTGG ATTCGGTTCTGCTAGAGCTGTTAACCGCCGGTATATCAGTGATTGTGTACCCCTAAAAATCCGAATGCAGGCATCTGCTGGATTTGTTAGTGCCAGTGCTTTGGGAATGGCATGTGGTCCTGCTCTTGCTGGCATACTTCAGATAAATTTCAAGATTTACAAATTGACATTTAATGCAATGACTTTGCCGGGATGGGTTATGGCTGTTGCTTGGCTTGTATATCTGATATGGTTGTGGTTCTCATTTAAAGAACCATCTCGTGATGTTGAAGAGAACAATTCTCCTCATGCATCGGATTCTG AAACGGCTGAAAAGAATACACTTGAGAAAGGTCTGAAACAACCATTGCTGATTACTTCAGAAGAGCAGcaagaagatgatgaagatgcAGAGGCTGATGGAAGTGAAGAAGTCTCTCAGGAATCTCGTCGACCAGCTACATCAATTGCATCAGCTTATAGACTACTTACACCCTCAGTCAAG GTTCAGTTGCTGATATATTTCATGCTCAAGTATGCAATGGAAATTTTACTCTCGGAGTCTAGTGTCGTCACTACATACTACTTCAGCTGGTCGACAAGCACAGTTGCTGTATTTCTTGCGTGTCTTGGCTTAACAGTTCTTCCAGTAAACATTGTTGTTGGGAGCTACATTAGCAACATGTTTGAAGACAG GCAAATTTTGTTGGCATCTGAAATTATGGTTTGCGTAGGCATACTGCTAAGCTTCCATGTAATAATACCATACTCCGTACCCCAGTATGTATGTTCAGGGCTCATCATGTTTGTTTCTGCTGAAGTACTTGAAG GTGTCAACTTGTCACTGCTATCTCGGGTTATGTCATCTAGGCTGTCACGTGGAACCTACAATGGGGGACTACTTTCGACAGAAGCTGGGACTATTGCTCGAGTGATTGCAGATGCCACAATAACAATGGCTGGCTTCTTAGGTCAGAGTCAGCTTTTGAATATCACTCTACTTCCTTCACTACTGATATGCGTCATCTCTATTGCTGCTACATGCTTTACCTACAACTCTCTGTATTGA